In Granulicella mallensis MP5ACTX8, the sequence TGGCGGTTGGGAGTTTGGATCGCTTTATGTGTACCGGTCAGGTTTTCCATGGCAAGTGAATGCAAACAGTCAAAACACCTTGTATTTGTCGAACGCCTGGGTTCCGAGGCAAAACGACCCGTCGATTGCGAATGCCATACGTGGGGTGAAGCCCTGTGCTGCCCAATATGTACAGCAAAGCGATAACTCCTATGTGTTGACGCCGATTCAAAGCAATTGCGGAGGAAACTACAACTTCATCGTGAATCCCCGCTATGCCGCAACGCAAAACAATATCTACTCCGGCATTCGAAATCCCGGCACCTGGGACTGGGACATAAATCTCGCAAAGAACTTTGCGATCTATGGACGTCTTCATCTCCAGCTTCGCCTCGAGGCGTTCAATGTCCCAAACCACCCAATCTTCGCCGGAAGTTACGACAATGGTCCGCTGGATGCAGGCTTTGGAACGATCAACAAGACTTCAGGGCAAACCAATCAACCCAGGCAAGCTCAATTGGGAGCGAAGTTCCTCTGGTAGTGACCGGGCTATAGCAAAGAATGACGCGGGATCCGTACCGCTACGCATCGACGTGGCGAAAACGCTGGACAGGAGATAGTTATGAAAACTACGAAAACAACTCAATGCGGACAACCAGTCCAAAAGATGTGGAACTACACGTTTGTTCTTGCGGCCTGGATCTGTTCGCTTTTGATGTTCAGCCAACTGACAGCATGCAGCGGCGGTGCAACTACTGGAGGCCCACTGACGGTGGCCTCCATGTCGCCGCTGCAACTCACAACAAATGGCGGACAGGTCGCTTTTGCGGGCACCAACTTTACACCGGACACTACTGTAAAGTTTGGTGATGCCGCAGCCCTGAAGGTGTACTTTCAGAGCTCTACGCTCATCACAGCGGTGTCGCCCGCGGTTGGTTCACCCTCGACTACGGATGTGACCGTCAGCAGCCCCAAAAACGGATCGGTTACACTCTCCGGCGCCCTGCAATACGTCCCGCCACCCCCTCCCGTGGTCGTTGGTTCCTGCACAACGTTCCCCTGCACCTATAAGGCCACTGATCCAGGGAATACGCTGGTGGGCGGCGCACAAATATCAGCTTGTGCGGGTTGCCCCGATGGAATTAAGGTCGGTAGCCTCGGCTACGGCAGCGATGTCATCATTAATCATATTTATGCACCCACTACAGGAAATTACACACTGACGATCTCCGGTTGTGAGGGCGGAGGAACACAAAACTACCAGGTGATTGTGGATGGCGCACCGCCCGTCATTGTGCCACTTAGCGGTAGCAACTGGTTTGCACCGGCTCCGCCTGTTTCTATTACGGTCCCATTGCAAGCAGGGGCGAATAATACGATCGAGTTAGGCAATGCGACCGACTATTCTCCGGATGTCGTTTCCATCCAAATCAATTCTTTGGTGCAGACACCGCCTATTACAGTTACTGCGATCAGCCCAACCCAAGTGTTGCAGTCGGGTGGCACGGTACAATTCACCGGCACAAACTTCACCCCAGATATTTCTGTGAAATTTGGCGGGGTCGCAGCGACTTCATTTACTTATACAAGTCCGACTCAATTCACTGCGGTTGCGCCTGCAGCCACAGCAACTGGAGCGGTAGATGTTGTGGTCTCTTCTCCAAGCGGCGGCACTTTCACCCTGCCCAAGGGCCTGACGTACGTTGCAGAGTGCACCACGCTCCCATGCACCTACGCGGCGACGGACCCCAACAACACACTTGTTGGTGGCGCAAAGATCGGCACTTGCTCTGGATGCCCAGGCGGCGTGAAAGTCGGCAATCTGGGATATGGTGCGGATGTGATCATCAACAACGTATTCGCTCCGGCGAATGGCAATTACACTCTGACGATCACTGGGTGTGAGGGCGGAGGTACGCAGAACTATCAGGTCATCGTGGATGGAGGAACGCCTATCCTTGTTCCTCTTACAGGCAGCGACTGGAATAATCCAGCAGCACCCGTGTCAATTACGGTACCCCTGCAAGCCGGTGATAAAAACACGGTTGAGCTGGGTAATGCGACTGAGTATTCCCCTGATGCCGTCTCGATCATGATCAGTGCCGCTAATCCAGCGACAGTTCCCACCATTACATCGATCACTCCAAACCAGTCGTCGATTACAGGTGGCCAGGTTGTGTTGCAAGGCACGAACTTCGAACCCAACTCTACGGTCACCTTTGGAGGCATCGTTGCGCCTGGTTTCACCTTCCAGAGTTCGACCCATGTTACCGTGAATGCGCCTGCCAGTCCGACGGCAGGAGTAGTGGACGTAGCCGTGAACACGCCGACTAACGGTGATGTAACGGATGCGAAGGCCTTTACTTATACAGGATCGGCGGCCTGCACGAGCGCAACCTGTGTCTATCAGGCCTGGGACCCAGCCAATACCCTTAGCGGTGGTAGTAAGACTGCGACCTGCATCGGCTGCCCCTATGGTCTCAAGGTAGGAAACCTGGGATACGGCGCAACGGTGACGATCAACAACGTGTATGCGCCGGCCGACGGTAACTACCTTCTAACCCTGGTTGCAAGTGAAGGTGGAGGAGATCAGAACCTCTTAGCCATTGTGAATGGTGGAGCTGCAATTACTCTCCCTTTCACAGGACACAACTGGTATCTTGCAACTCCACCCGAGGCCGTCACCATCCCGCTGAAGAAAGGTAGCTCCAATACCATTCAGCTGGGCAATGCTTCCAACTATTCCCCGGATGTCGTCTACGCCATTGTGAGTCCGGCAAATACACCCGCCACGCCACCGACGCCTCAAACCGTGGCCATGCAAAGCGGTTCAACGACGGTGACGTATGACCTGAGCACGGGACTTGCGACGTTCAGCTACAACGGCGTTGACAAGATTTCTAACTTCTATGCGCAGGGCTATAACGGCTTTACTTTGTACCAGTCAATATCGTCGGTCTATACCCGCACCGCCGCTAATCTTCCCAACGGTGAGACGGATATCACCCTTACTGCTTCAGACGGATCGCCAACCCTCATTCAGCGGTTCTTCTTGAGCAATAACCATTTCACTACCCAGCTCGAGATGGATGGTACGGGGCTGAGCAGCAACGAAATGTCACCCATCGTTGTGCGTGGAACTGGAGCGGTCGATCTTGGCAGCTACGCGGACACGCGGTTCCTGCAGGTGCCCTTCGACAACGATAACTTCGTAAGTTATAACGCAGGTTCATCGAATGGATGGGCAACGACGGGTTTCGAGGTCGGTGCCTTCTACGACAACACCAGCCGTAACGGTCTCGTGATCGGCTCCGTCACGCACGACAATTGGAAGACGGGCATCTCGATGTCCGGCAGCAGCAGCAAGCTGGATGCCTTGACAGCCTTTGGCGGTGCGAATACACCGTCGGACCAGCTGCCACACGCAGCGGTGATCGGCAACAAGATCACATCTCCGACTGTGCTGGTTGGCTACTATAGCGACTGGCGCGATGGCATGGAAGATTATGCCAACGCAAATGCGCAGGTCACACCGATGCTGGCCTGGTCGAAGCCTGCCCCAATGGGTTGGGGCTCGCTTGGGCCAAACGAAGCCGGCCTCACGATGACTCAGGCTACAGCGGTTGCCGATTACTTCCACACGAAACTACCGCAGTTCAACGACCAGGGAGTGCAGTACATCAACCTGGACGCGGAGTGGGCGAATAGTAGCGATGCGGATCTGGCAGCGTTCGTCAGTCACGCGCATAGCCAGGGCCAGAAGGCGGGCGTCTACTGGACGCCATGGGTCGTCTGGGACTGGGCGGATCTGACGGCAACCCTTGACGGAGTAACCGGATATACGAATAACGATGTCATTCTGAAAGATCATTATGGCAACCCGATGGCCCCAGTAGATGGCGCCTACGGCGTAGATCCGACTCATCCTGGTATAAAGGCGAGGATCGACTACTACAGCAACAAATACCTCACACTGGGCTTCGATTACGTCAAGATGGACTTCTTGAGCCATGGCGCGCTGGAGGGTGGATCAAACAACGGAGTGCACTACGACACGACCGTGCAGACCGGCGAACAGGCTTACAACCAGGGCATGGCCTATCTCTACACGAAGATTGGAACATCGGTGTTGCTCGACGAATCGATCGCTCCTATCTTCCCCTATCAGTATGCTCATGCTCGCCGTGTCTCGTGCGATACGTACGGTTCGATCGCTAACACGAGCTACGAGATGAATTCGGAAAGTTATGGTTGGTGGCTGGCCGGCCGCCTCTATAACTGGAACGATCCGGATATGATCCATCTCGAGAACACGGACACTTCGGGTACGCCTTATACTTCAAACGAAAATAAGAGCCGTGCGACTTCGGTCGCTGTCACTGGCTATATGTTGAGCGGCGATGATGTGACAGACACCATCGCTCCACCATTGGTCCAGCAGTGGCTTACCAACGCCAACATCAATGGCCTGCCGGCACTCAACCTGAAGTTCCGTCCTGTAGAGGGAAATACGGGTACTTCAGCGGTGAATGTGATGGTGGCTCAAAGCGGAACAACCTACTACCTCGCGGTGTTCAACTACGATGGATCGAATGCGTCCAATCAGACTATTGATCTTGGCCGGGCCGGTCTAAGCAGCTCCACACAGTACGATGTAACGGACCTCTGGACAGGCGCGACTTCATCGGCCACCGGTAGTATCACCGTCAACCTCAACCAGGCAGAAAGCACAATCCTGAAGCTACTGCCTCACTAGAAGGCAGGGTTTTCCAGGAGAGACCGCGCCATATTTTATGGTGCGGTCTCTCCGCATATCTCTATGGTTTGTAGCTATATTGCTCAAGCCAGATAGCATCTTTCGCGATGAATGCTATGACAACGACAAAGCAAAATGGAGAAATGGATGTCCGTCCATAAACATGTATTTTTGACTTTGCTTTTCAGCCTATTCCTGCCGATGAGCCTGGCTGGACATGCTCAAAGCCTGACGCGACAAAGCCTGGACGGAGCATGGCAGTTCCGACAAGTGGTATCGGACTCGGACACAAAGTCTCCGGCACCGTCCGTTGAGTGGATGCCGGCCAAAGTTCCGGGCGATGTGCATCTGGATCTCATCGCGAACAAGCGTATTCCCGATCCGTTCTATCGCGACAACGAGTCCAAGATCCAGTGGATCGAAAAGGCAGCATGGGAGTATCGCCGGAATATCGATGTAACTACCGCGACGTTAAAGCATCAGCACCTCGAGCTTGTATTCAAGGGGCTGGATGCAGCATCGAAGGTATATCTCAATGGGGAAGAGATCGCTGCTCCTGCCAATATGTTTCGCGAGTGGCGACTGGACGTGACAGGCAAATTGAAGAGCGGAAGCAACGAGTTACGTGTGTTCTTTCCATCTCCCATCAAGGCAGCGGAAGAGGTTGCCGCGAAAGATCCCTGGCGTGTTCGTACTCATACCGATGCCAAGGTGTATGTGCGCAAAGCTGCCTACGAATATGGTTGGGACTGGGGCCCGCGTTTCGTCACGAGCGGTATCTGGCAACCTGTCTCTCTGGAGATGTGGGATGACGCCCGGATTGAGAATCTCTTTGTAGAGCAGAAAGATATCTCCTCCACTGTTGCCCATCTGGATGTGCAGACAGAAGTCGTGGCTTCAAAGCCTGGCCTGGCGACGCTTTCACTTAGCTATGGACTAAAAGATGCGGAGCAGAAGACCGAGCAGAAGGTAATGCTTAGCGCAGGTCTGAATCGTCTCTCCTTGCCGGTGAACATCGACAAGCCCGCGCTCTGGTATCCATCCGGCTACGGAGAGCAGCCACTCTATTCGTTCCACGCCAAGGTAAGCCTTGATGGGCAGGTGGTAGACACGGCAGATACAAAGGCAGGTCTCCGCTCTATCGTGTTGCATCGAGATCTCGATAAATGGGGCCGCTCTTTTGAATTTGTAGTCAATGGTATTCCCGTATTTGCCAAGGGCGCAGACGTTATTCCCTTCGATAGTTTCCCCAATCGCGTAACCACCGCGGACTATCGTCATATCCTCCAGGCAGCGAAAGACACGAACATGAATATGGTCCGGCACTGGGGCGGTGGCTACTATGAGTCGGACGAGTTCTATTCCATCTGTGATGAACTGGGCCTGATGGTGTGGCAGGATCTGATGTTCGGCAATGATTGGCAGCCTGGAACCTACGACTTCAAACAGAATATTCAGCAAGAGGTTGAATATCAGATGCGAAGGCTGAGGAATCATCCCAGCATCGTTCTCTGGGCGGGTAATAACGAAACTGAGCTGGCTAAAGAGTGGAACGGAAGAGGCAATTTACCTGCCGATGTGCATGAGCATATCTGGCAGGATTATCTTACGGAGTTCAGTGGTGTACTCGCCGTCACGGCTGCACGTGTCGATCCTCAGACACCCTATTGGCCAAGCTCCCCTTCGGCGGACTATGAAGACTTAAGTGACTCCTTTCAGAGTGGCGATAACCACGACTGGAGTGTGTGGCACGGCCGCGTAGACTTCGCCGACTACGAGAAGCATCACTGGCGGTTTGTCTCTGAGTATGGCTTCCAATCCTTCCCGGAGATGAAGACGATCGAAAGCTTTACTACACCGGAGGATCGCACCAGCATCTTCACGCCTGTGATGCTCGCGCACCAGAAGAATGGAAGCGGCAACAGCCTGATCCAGGAGTACATGCGCCGGTACTACGGAGACCCAAAGGACTTTGCTTCGTTCTTGTACTCCAGCCAGGTACTGCAGGCAGAGGCCGTAAAGACCGGAGCGGAGAGCTTTCGCCGTGAGCGGCCACGTACGATGGGTTCGCTCTTCTGGCAGTTGAACGATTGTTGGCCTGTAGCTTCGTGGTCCAGCATCGACTCTGAGGGTCGATGGAAGGC encodes:
- a CDS encoding IPT/TIG domain-containing protein, which encodes MKTTKTTQCGQPVQKMWNYTFVLAAWICSLLMFSQLTACSGGATTGGPLTVASMSPLQLTTNGGQVAFAGTNFTPDTTVKFGDAAALKVYFQSSTLITAVSPAVGSPSTTDVTVSSPKNGSVTLSGALQYVPPPPPVVVGSCTTFPCTYKATDPGNTLVGGAQISACAGCPDGIKVGSLGYGSDVIINHIYAPTTGNYTLTISGCEGGGTQNYQVIVDGAPPVIVPLSGSNWFAPAPPVSITVPLQAGANNTIELGNATDYSPDVVSIQINSLVQTPPITVTAISPTQVLQSGGTVQFTGTNFTPDISVKFGGVAATSFTYTSPTQFTAVAPAATATGAVDVVVSSPSGGTFTLPKGLTYVAECTTLPCTYAATDPNNTLVGGAKIGTCSGCPGGVKVGNLGYGADVIINNVFAPANGNYTLTITGCEGGGTQNYQVIVDGGTPILVPLTGSDWNNPAAPVSITVPLQAGDKNTVELGNATEYSPDAVSIMISAANPATVPTITSITPNQSSITGGQVVLQGTNFEPNSTVTFGGIVAPGFTFQSSTHVTVNAPASPTAGVVDVAVNTPTNGDVTDAKAFTYTGSAACTSATCVYQAWDPANTLSGGSKTATCIGCPYGLKVGNLGYGATVTINNVYAPADGNYLLTLVASEGGGDQNLLAIVNGGAAITLPFTGHNWYLATPPEAVTIPLKKGSSNTIQLGNASNYSPDVVYAIVSPANTPATPPTPQTVAMQSGSTTVTYDLSTGLATFSYNGVDKISNFYAQGYNGFTLYQSISSVYTRTAANLPNGETDITLTASDGSPTLIQRFFLSNNHFTTQLEMDGTGLSSNEMSPIVVRGTGAVDLGSYADTRFLQVPFDNDNFVSYNAGSSNGWATTGFEVGAFYDNTSRNGLVIGSVTHDNWKTGISMSGSSSKLDALTAFGGANTPSDQLPHAAVIGNKITSPTVLVGYYSDWRDGMEDYANANAQVTPMLAWSKPAPMGWGSLGPNEAGLTMTQATAVADYFHTKLPQFNDQGVQYINLDAEWANSSDADLAAFVSHAHSQGQKAGVYWTPWVVWDWADLTATLDGVTGYTNNDVILKDHYGNPMAPVDGAYGVDPTHPGIKARIDYYSNKYLTLGFDYVKMDFLSHGALEGGSNNGVHYDTTVQTGEQAYNQGMAYLYTKIGTSVLLDESIAPIFPYQYAHARRVSCDTYGSIANTSYEMNSESYGWWLAGRLYNWNDPDMIHLENTDTSGTPYTSNENKSRATSVAVTGYMLSGDDVTDTIAPPLVQQWLTNANINGLPALNLKFRPVEGNTGTSAVNVMVAQSGTTYYLAVFNYDGSNASNQTIDLGRAGLSSSTQYDVTDLWTGATSSATGSITVNLNQAESTILKLLPH
- a CDS encoding beta-mannosidase produces the protein MSVHKHVFLTLLFSLFLPMSLAGHAQSLTRQSLDGAWQFRQVVSDSDTKSPAPSVEWMPAKVPGDVHLDLIANKRIPDPFYRDNESKIQWIEKAAWEYRRNIDVTTATLKHQHLELVFKGLDAASKVYLNGEEIAAPANMFREWRLDVTGKLKSGSNELRVFFPSPIKAAEEVAAKDPWRVRTHTDAKVYVRKAAYEYGWDWGPRFVTSGIWQPVSLEMWDDARIENLFVEQKDISSTVAHLDVQTEVVASKPGLATLSLSYGLKDAEQKTEQKVMLSAGLNRLSLPVNIDKPALWYPSGYGEQPLYSFHAKVSLDGQVVDTADTKAGLRSIVLHRDLDKWGRSFEFVVNGIPVFAKGADVIPFDSFPNRVTTADYRHILQAAKDTNMNMVRHWGGGYYESDEFYSICDELGLMVWQDLMFGNDWQPGTYDFKQNIQQEVEYQMRRLRNHPSIVLWAGNNETELAKEWNGRGNLPADVHEHIWQDYLTEFSGVLAVTAARVDPQTPYWPSSPSADYEDLSDSFQSGDNHDWSVWHGRVDFADYEKHHWRFVSEYGFQSFPEMKTIESFTTPEDRTSIFTPVMLAHQKNGSGNSLIQEYMRRYYGDPKDFASFLYSSQVLQAEAVKTGAESFRRERPRTMGSLFWQLNDCWPVASWSSIDSEGRWKALQYYARRFYAPVLVSPHVEDGSVAVYVVSDHVQAEQAELSLQVMKFDGSIVKQKNLSVQVKPLSSEVVMKIPLSELLDAGTDPADVVVVARLHQGRKVISSNLLYLTPTKKIVLPKVPIDATLAKAATGFDVTLKSAALARSVYLSFGEQDATYSDNYVDLLPGEPVTIHVTSEASLAALQAGMQVRSLADAFSPTTKGKE